A window of Dromiciops gliroides isolate mDroGli1 chromosome X, mDroGli1.pri, whole genome shotgun sequence contains these coding sequences:
- the LOC122734105 gene encoding CCR4-NOT transcription complex subunit 2-like yields MFGASRSKSVEGVNRDNPEEKRSYSQPGLFAQGPGEGVLASPSRPVHLSAFGASLWGPHRTVGLPGRGRGSSTHQLNRSSSQGTGLPSHLSPTAGVPRGLLQWPPPPSRGILPVNLRNRRNLSQVGQGTGMASRSNSMSSSGLGSPYRGSPSMISMPGQPPSRQAFPVNTVSGFQMNRNQAFGMKNSLLSDIFNAKDRSESVAGLEFSDFPPLANHNRMEGSGNRAPFVSPLAGRAPYIRNEKIPVREQSQEFSIHKKDFPALPGSSFKDPTESNEDSKSNLNTPGKTSSSPDGPKSPGDKSSTTQNYNQQEKGIQVLPDGLVTNIPQGMVKDQFGMTGLLAFIREAKTNPGMEHHALGSDFTTLGLNLTSPENLYPIFASPWASSPCQPQDIDFHVPSEYLMNIHIKDKLAAINLGLYGEDLLFYLYYTNGGDMLQLLVAVELFDRNWRYHKEERVWITRVPGIEPTVKTSTYERGTYYFFDCLSWRKVAKEFLLEYDKFEGRPHMPSSVNYNPAQHAF; encoded by the coding sequence ATGTTTGGTGCCTCCAGAAGCAAGTCCGTAGAGGGGGTCAACAGGGACAACCCTGAGGAGAAGAGGTCCTACAGCCAGCCTGGGCTCTTTGCTCAGGGGCCAGGAGAAGGCGTGCTGGCATCCCCATCCAGGCCAGTGCATCTGTCTGCCTTTGGGGCGAGCTTATGGGGGCCACATAGGACAGTAGGGCTTCCAGGCAGGGGAAGGGGCAGCAGTACCCATCAGTTAAATCGCAGCTCATCCCAAGGCACTGGGTTACCAAGCCACCTCTCCCCAACAGCAGGGGTCCCAAGAGGGTTGCTCCAGTGGCCTCCACCTCCCAGCAGGGGCATATTACCTGTGAATCTCAGGAATAGGAGGAACCTCTCTCAGGTGGGCCAGGGCACTGGAATGGCCAGCAGGTCAAATAGCATGAGCAGCTCAGGGTTGGGTAGCCCTTACAGAGGCTCACCAAGCATGATCTCTATGCCAGGGCAGCCACCCTCCAGACAAGCTTTTCCTGTCAACACCGTGTCTGGGTTTCAAATGAACAGGAATCAGGCATTTGGAATGAAGAACTCTCTGTTGAGTGACATTTTTAATGCAAAAGATAGAAGTGAAAGTGTGGCAGGATTGGAATTTTCTGATTTCCCACCACTAGCCAATCACAACAGAATGGAAGGAAGTGGTAATAGAGCTCCATTTGTAAGTCCCTTAGCTGGGAGAGCTCcttatattagaaatgaaaaaataccAGTAAGGGAGCAATCTCAGGAGTTTTCAATACACAAGAAGGATTTTCCTGCATTGCCAGGCTCCAGCTTTAAAGATCCAACAGAGAGTAATGAGGACAGTAAATCTAATTTGAATACACCTGGGAAGACATCTTCAAGTCCAGATGGACCTAAATCCCCTGGAGACAAAAGTTCAACAACACAAAACTACAACCAGCAGGAAAAAGGGATTCAGGTGTTACCTGATGGTCTGGTTACTAACATTCCTCAAGGGATGGTGAAGGACCAATTTGGGATGACTGGCTTGTTGGCATTCATTAGAGAagcaaagacaaacccaggaatggAACATCATGCATTAGGAAGTGACTTTACAACACTAGGCCTCAATCTCACCTCTCCTGAAAATCTCTATCCCATATTTGCATCACCCTGGGCATCTTCACCTTGTCAACCTCAAGACATAGACTTCCATGTTCCATCTGAGTACTTAATGAACATTCACATTAAAGATAAGCTGGCTGCAATAAACCTGGGCCTATATGGAGAAGATCTACTCTTCTATCTCTATTACACAAATGGAGGAGACATGTTACAGCTTTTAGTAGCAGTAGAGCTTTTTGACCGAAATTGGAGATATCACAAAGAAGAACGAGTATGGATCACCAGGGTCCCAGGCATAGAGCCAACAGTGAAAACCAGTACATATGAGAGGGGAACATATTACTTCTTTGACTGTCTTAGCTGGAGGAAAGTAGCTAAAGAGTTCCTTCTGGAATATGATAAATTTGAAGGAAGGCCTCATATGCCCTCATCTGTCAACTACAACCCTGCTCAGCACGCCTTCTAA